A genomic segment from Marinobacter gudaonensis encodes:
- a CDS encoding M14 family metallopeptidase, giving the protein MSNSNRLEYLNDPSPQTLGRSPLEWLERLNGPTVVRVAGRDRSRTRAMATLNHGNEPSGFFALHRWLLEQRTPEVNMLFLLGGVYPAKIPPVLTQRQLPGGRDLNRCFKEPFEGDEGAIAHALLEELRDANPECLLDVHNTSGTGPAFAVTITNDAAHQALTSLFTDRLIMTDLRLGALMEYSEQEVPTVTIECGGAQDDHAHELAYEGLVRYTSRADVLSLEKADWDVAVLRNPIRVELAPEATIEYRLEPTGLADLTLPPDIEHRNFGVVSPDEPLGWVGKKGLSILNAISHNRTENVTQVLRVKDGQVYPAQAIKAFMITTNPAIAKSDCLFYAVKATGDPLFES; this is encoded by the coding sequence GTGAGCAATTCCAACCGGCTTGAGTACCTGAACGACCCGTCGCCCCAGACCCTGGGCCGCTCGCCCCTGGAGTGGCTGGAGCGCCTGAACGGGCCAACGGTGGTGCGGGTGGCGGGCCGGGATCGTTCCCGAACCCGGGCCATGGCCACTCTGAATCATGGCAACGAACCGTCCGGTTTTTTTGCCCTGCACCGTTGGCTGCTGGAACAGCGCACGCCCGAGGTGAACATGCTGTTCCTGCTCGGCGGTGTTTACCCGGCAAAGATCCCACCGGTACTGACACAGCGCCAGCTACCCGGTGGCCGCGACCTCAACCGGTGTTTCAAAGAGCCCTTCGAAGGCGATGAAGGCGCCATCGCCCACGCCCTGCTGGAAGAGCTGCGCGACGCCAACCCCGAATGCCTGCTGGACGTGCACAACACCTCCGGCACCGGCCCCGCCTTCGCGGTAACCATCACCAACGACGCCGCTCACCAGGCGCTGACCTCGCTGTTCACCGACCGACTCATCATGACCGACCTGCGCCTGGGGGCACTGATGGAGTATTCGGAGCAGGAGGTGCCCACGGTAACCATCGAGTGCGGCGGCGCCCAGGACGACCACGCCCACGAACTGGCTTACGAGGGCCTGGTTCGTTACACCTCGAGAGCCGACGTACTATCACTGGAAAAAGCAGACTGGGACGTGGCCGTACTGCGCAACCCCATTCGGGTGGAGCTGGCGCCCGAGGCCACCATTGAATACCGGCTTGAACCGACCGGCCTGGCGGACCTCACGCTGCCGCCCGACATTGAACACCGCAACTTCGGCGTGGTTTCGCCAGACGAACCCCTGGGATGGGTGGGCAAAAAGGGCCTCAGCATACTCAACGCCATCAGCCACAACCGCACGGAGAACGTAACGCAGGTACTTCGGGTGAAGGACGGCCAGGTTTACCCGGCCCAGGCCATCAAGGCCTTCATGATTACCACCAACCCGGCCATCGCCAAGAGTGATTGCCTGTTCTACGCCGTGAAGGCCACCGGCGACCCCCTTTTTGAATCGTAA
- a CDS encoding glutamate--cysteine ligase family protein gives MGLSIKQSEFAAEDFERFSAKVRTDLAALRRLLDRPDFGEGESSIGAEVEFYIVNPDLYVQPINTEIADRVQDPQLTVELNRFNLEYNLTPQAFSGTPFARTEHELLAATRCINQHAKPLEGELVPIGILPTLRQSDMGAEVMTDLPRYHALSKALLKQRGEPFSIHIGGNDVIDLTADDVYMEGATTSFQLHWRVPANRFADYFNAVQLVTPIALALASNSPSLFGHHLWDETRIALFKQSIDSRSPHHKTWRHPPRVYYGNGWVRSAWELFAASASLYPPILPVLSEEDPMAMIDHGQVPELAELRLHQGTTWPWNRAIYDHADGGHLRIEIRSMPAGPTAVDMCANGLFVIGAALAVLDDIHHLTSILPFHYTEHNFYRAAKYGIGAEIIWPHKDQVQLQDTPLLNVARALLPRAREALQRTAVDDTEIDRLLGIIEGRIETTLSGARWQRYMTQSLLRSLGPSDAFRSMLALYIANQKQNTPLHEWTLSP, from the coding sequence GTGGGACTGTCGATCAAACAATCGGAATTTGCGGCGGAAGACTTCGAGCGTTTTTCGGCCAAGGTGCGAACCGACCTTGCCGCGCTCCGTCGTCTTCTGGACAGACCCGACTTCGGCGAGGGTGAGAGCTCCATCGGCGCCGAAGTGGAGTTCTACATCGTCAACCCCGATCTCTACGTTCAGCCCATCAACACCGAAATCGCCGACCGCGTGCAGGACCCTCAGCTGACGGTGGAACTCAACCGCTTCAATCTCGAGTACAACCTCACGCCCCAGGCGTTCAGCGGAACCCCCTTTGCCCGTACAGAACACGAGCTGCTCGCGGCCACCCGGTGCATTAACCAGCACGCCAAACCGCTTGAGGGTGAACTGGTGCCGATCGGCATTCTGCCCACCCTGCGCCAGTCCGACATGGGTGCCGAGGTGATGACCGATCTGCCTCGCTACCACGCGCTGTCGAAAGCGCTGCTCAAACAGCGGGGCGAGCCGTTCAGTATCCACATCGGCGGCAATGATGTCATCGACCTGACCGCCGACGACGTGTACATGGAAGGCGCCACCACCTCCTTCCAGCTGCACTGGCGAGTGCCCGCCAACCGGTTTGCCGACTATTTCAACGCGGTGCAGCTGGTTACACCCATCGCCCTGGCCCTGGCCAGCAATTCACCCAGCCTGTTTGGCCACCACCTCTGGGACGAAACCCGGATTGCCCTGTTCAAGCAGTCCATCGACAGCCGCTCGCCCCACCATAAAACCTGGCGCCACCCGCCCAGGGTGTATTATGGCAACGGCTGGGTACGCAGCGCCTGGGAACTGTTTGCCGCCTCGGCCTCGCTGTATCCCCCCATCCTTCCGGTGCTGTCCGAGGAAGACCCGATGGCGATGATCGACCACGGCCAGGTGCCGGAACTGGCCGAGCTGCGCCTGCACCAGGGCACCACCTGGCCCTGGAACCGGGCCATTTACGATCACGCCGACGGTGGCCACCTGCGCATCGAGATCCGCTCCATGCCAGCGGGGCCCACCGCCGTGGATATGTGTGCCAACGGACTGTTCGTGATCGGCGCGGCCCTGGCCGTGCTCGACGACATTCATCACCTGACATCCATACTTCCCTTCCACTACACCGAACACAACTTTTACCGCGCCGCCAAGTACGGCATCGGCGCCGAGATTATCTGGCCGCACAAGGATCAGGTTCAGTTGCAGGACACGCCCCTGCTGAACGTGGCCCGGGCGCTGCTGCCAAGGGCGCGGGAAGCGCTGCAGCGCACCGCCGTGGACGACACCGAGATTGACCGCCTGCTGGGCATCATCGAAGGCCGCATAGAAACCACCCTCTCCGGCGCCCGATGGCAGCGTTACATGACCCAATCCCTGCTCCGCTCCCTTGGCCCGAGCGACGCATTCCGGAGTATGCTGGCGCTGTACATCGCCAACCAGAAGCAAAACACACCGCTCCACGAATGGACACTGTCACCGTGA
- a CDS encoding M14 family metallopeptidase has protein sequence MSSTAHPYPIGTPGKPWGDNERAEWLSRQARQRSYEQDVLAAADRLGSRFDVEEYGRVAYGQDAYPLVALRSRSWNNDLPVVLITGGVHGYETSGVHGALQFLEQRAANYAGRVNLLVAPCVSPWAYERIHRWNANAQDPNRSFREGSGVEESEALLRLVAPIRESALLHMDLHETTDTDESEFRPALAARDGKPFEPAGIPDGFYVVDDSAAPNPDFQQAVVKAVEEVTHIAPADDKGELFGSPVLARGVIAYPLTEWGLCTSITRAPFRTTTEVYPDSQQVTPDQCNAAQVAAVCAAIDYALAN, from the coding sequence ATGAGCTCCACCGCCCATCCCTATCCCATTGGCACCCCGGGTAAACCCTGGGGCGATAACGAGCGCGCCGAGTGGTTGTCTCGCCAGGCCCGTCAACGCAGCTACGAACAGGATGTGCTCGCCGCGGCCGACCGCCTGGGCTCACGTTTTGATGTTGAGGAATACGGCCGCGTTGCCTACGGCCAGGATGCATACCCGCTGGTGGCCCTACGCAGCCGCAGCTGGAACAACGACCTGCCGGTGGTGCTGATTACCGGCGGGGTGCACGGCTACGAGACCAGCGGCGTGCACGGTGCGCTGCAGTTTCTGGAGCAACGCGCGGCGAATTACGCGGGCCGGGTAAACCTGCTGGTGGCGCCCTGTGTCAGTCCCTGGGCCTACGAGCGTATCCACCGGTGGAATGCCAACGCGCAGGACCCCAACCGGTCGTTCCGCGAGGGCAGCGGCGTGGAAGAATCTGAGGCCTTGCTGCGCCTGGTGGCGCCCATTCGTGAGAGTGCCCTGCTGCACATGGATCTGCACGAGACTACCGATACCGACGAATCCGAGTTCCGCCCGGCGCTGGCGGCCCGCGATGGCAAGCCGTTCGAGCCGGCCGGTATTCCCGATGGCTTCTACGTGGTGGACGACAGCGCCGCTCCCAATCCGGATTTTCAGCAGGCGGTGGTCAAGGCGGTAGAAGAGGTCACTCACATCGCCCCGGCCGATGACAAAGGCGAGCTGTTCGGCTCACCGGTGCTGGCCCGGGGTGTGATTGCCTATCCGCTCACCGAGTGGGGGCTGTGCACCAGTATTACCCGTGCGCCCTTCCGAACCACCACCGAGGTGTATCCGGACAGCCAGCAGGTAACCCCGGACCAGTGCAACGCCGCCCAGGTGGCGGCCGTGTGTGCGGCCATCGATTACGCGCTGGCGAATTAA
- a CDS encoding phosphate-starvation-inducible protein PsiE — MNSSEKNVALKLFQIIERILLFIVVVMTLVGVFVEIRSLYLAQTLDLGDILLMFLYMEVIGMVAVFYSNRRSASVFPIFIAITALARLIILQGKDMAPENILYEAVAILILSVAAWVLTRFNQTRPDD, encoded by the coding sequence ATGAACTCTTCAGAGAAAAACGTCGCGCTCAAGCTGTTCCAGATTATCGAGCGCATTCTTCTGTTTATCGTGGTAGTGATGACGCTGGTGGGCGTTTTCGTAGAGATCCGGTCTCTGTACCTGGCACAAACACTGGATCTCGGCGACATCCTGCTGATGTTCCTCTACATGGAGGTGATCGGCATGGTTGCGGTGTTTTATTCGAATCGGCGGTCGGCTTCGGTCTTCCCGATCTTCATTGCCATCACTGCCCTGGCGCGGCTGATCATTCTTCAGGGCAAGGACATGGCGCCAGAAAACATTCTCTATGAGGCCGTGGCCATTCTGATCCTGTCGGTGGCGGCTTGGGTGCTAACACGTTTCAACCAGACCCGACCGGACGATTAG
- a CDS encoding TauD/TfdA dioxygenase family protein yields the protein MATVPPLSADRVSLIEEAGLTIKQIEPMGAEIYGADVRTRLPESVIAALEQEMANRGFIVFKHQTNLSAEELVEASRWWGANEIHSTHGVHPATPGHNRHIFRCSNDARYGILGVGPQWHNDGSFEAATFSHSAYYMARAPERGGGTHFAHQGAAFDALPPQKQDFWQRLVSVNSASSVTHPVVHTHPISGRKSVWLHLGMTGAVIERLPDDQLTLDQLRMLPADADKFRLLDEQTMKELFNDYNELLNNSFEGGYGTRYQYDTGDLLFVDNWAVAHRAAPEAHLPAEQQGLRIMDRVTVKARQNLAPHFGLPQYINITGPHPFNQDGVWQAGGVGFRWKDDIRMQN from the coding sequence ATGGCAACCGTTCCCCCACTCAGCGCCGACCGTGTTTCACTGATTGAGGAAGCAGGGCTGACCATCAAACAGATCGAGCCCATGGGGGCAGAGATTTACGGCGCCGATGTTCGAACGCGATTGCCAGAAAGCGTAATCGCGGCCCTGGAACAGGAAATGGCCAACCGGGGTTTTATCGTTTTCAAGCACCAGACCAACCTTTCTGCGGAAGAGTTGGTGGAGGCCAGCCGGTGGTGGGGCGCGAACGAAATTCACTCCACCCATGGCGTTCACCCGGCAACGCCTGGCCACAACCGGCACATCTTCCGATGCTCCAACGACGCCCGTTACGGCATCCTCGGCGTCGGCCCGCAATGGCACAATGATGGCAGCTTTGAGGCCGCCACCTTCTCCCACAGCGCCTATTACATGGCACGGGCGCCGGAGCGCGGTGGCGGTACCCACTTTGCCCACCAGGGCGCGGCGTTCGATGCCCTGCCACCGCAGAAGCAGGACTTCTGGCAACGGCTGGTGTCAGTGAATTCCGCCTCCAGCGTGACCCACCCCGTGGTGCACACCCACCCCATTTCCGGCCGCAAGAGTGTATGGCTGCATCTGGGCATGACCGGCGCCGTCATCGAACGACTGCCCGACGACCAGCTGACACTGGACCAACTGAGGATGCTGCCGGCCGACGCCGACAAATTCCGCCTGCTTGATGAACAGACCATGAAAGAGCTGTTCAACGACTACAACGAGCTGCTGAACAACTCCTTTGAGGGGGGCTACGGCACCCGGTACCAATACGACACCGGCGACCTCCTGTTTGTTGACAACTGGGCGGTGGCCCACCGGGCCGCGCCGGAAGCCCACCTGCCCGCCGAACAGCAGGGCCTGCGAATCATGGACCGGGTAACGGTAAAGGCCAGGCAGAACCTGGCGCCCCACTTCGGGCTGCCGCAGTACATCAACATCACCGGCCCCCATCCCTTCAACCAGGATGGCGTGTGGCAGGCCGGAGGCGTGGGGTTCCGCTGGAAAGACGACATTCGCATGCAGAACTGA
- a CDS encoding MFS transporter, translating into MKFPSSTAFALLGAALIAISYGLARFAFGLFVPPIRADLELAPDVIGVIGALPLISFVFATLLAPLSADRLGARNTAMASGLFGVVGLGLISQAGGAISLGLGVIACGICTGLMMPALTAAMQALVRRSLHGRVSSVMNAGTSIGVIVAVPTILFLAGAWRYAYASFAVLALIGVLATWFFIPSVSRVVPSNAAPAEPISADQWWRLFRLSLFAFMMGFVSAAYWIFAPDLVVNLGEMPSDYTGWLWLGVGIAGLGGAVVADLADRNNPPITQALMLMMLAASLALLAASPDNLAIAAFSSLVFGLAYMSLTGLYLMTGIRLLPGRLSMGPVLPFIAISLGQASGSPVVGTLVGSIGYADAFALFCVIGIVVAILSPFYPRYLEYDPEDEGELDTGLQAAYDYQLQNEEGEPLTPVTGKSESY; encoded by the coding sequence ATGAAATTTCCATCAAGCACAGCCTTTGCGTTACTCGGTGCCGCCCTGATTGCCATCAGCTATGGGCTGGCGCGTTTTGCCTTTGGTCTGTTTGTGCCGCCCATCCGGGCCGATCTGGAATTGGCGCCCGACGTGATTGGTGTGATTGGTGCGCTGCCGCTGATCAGTTTTGTGTTCGCCACCCTCCTTGCGCCGCTTTCTGCCGATCGGCTCGGTGCCCGTAACACCGCGATGGCGTCCGGGCTGTTCGGGGTGGTTGGCCTCGGGCTGATCAGCCAGGCTGGCGGCGCCATTTCGCTGGGGTTGGGGGTGATTGCCTGTGGCATCTGCACCGGGCTGATGATGCCGGCCCTGACGGCCGCCATGCAGGCCCTGGTGAGGCGTTCATTGCACGGTCGGGTCAGTTCGGTCATGAATGCCGGTACCAGTATCGGCGTTATCGTCGCCGTTCCCACTATTCTTTTCCTGGCCGGGGCCTGGCGGTATGCATACGCGTCCTTTGCCGTTCTGGCGCTGATTGGCGTGCTGGCCACGTGGTTCTTTATTCCTTCGGTTTCCCGGGTGGTGCCTTCTAACGCAGCACCGGCCGAGCCTATCAGCGCTGACCAGTGGTGGCGCCTGTTCCGGCTGTCACTGTTCGCTTTCATGATGGGGTTTGTGTCCGCGGCCTACTGGATCTTTGCGCCGGATCTGGTGGTCAACCTTGGCGAGATGCCTTCTGATTACACCGGGTGGCTGTGGCTGGGTGTGGGCATCGCCGGCCTCGGCGGTGCTGTGGTGGCAGACCTGGCCGATCGCAACAACCCGCCCATTACCCAGGCGCTGATGCTGATGATGCTGGCCGCGAGCCTGGCGCTGCTGGCGGCCAGCCCGGACAATCTGGCGATTGCGGCGTTTTCCTCGTTGGTGTTTGGTCTCGCTTACATGAGTCTCACCGGTCTGTACCTGATGACCGGCATCCGCCTGCTGCCCGGTCGGCTGTCCATGGGGCCGGTGTTGCCGTTTATCGCCATTTCCCTGGGCCAGGCCAGTGGCTCGCCGGTGGTGGGTACGCTGGTGGGGAGTATCGGCTACGCCGACGCTTTTGCCCTGTTCTGCGTGATTGGAATTGTGGTTGCCATACTGTCGCCGTTTTACCCCCGTTATCTCGAGTACGATCCCGAGGATGAGGGCGAACTGGACACCGGTCTGCAGGCGGCTTACGACTATCAGCTTCAGAACGAGGAGGGAGAGCCGCTAACACCGGTCACGGGTAAGAGTGAGAGCTACTGA
- a CDS encoding fatty acid desaturase family protein: MRQDNVQVSDDNAPEHSEGIRVGRKLLEATRPYVEQSAATSWWRVASTFVLMIIALTAAGLVPWWPLRLMFSVLGGLLIVRAFITFHDYLHGAILKNSRVAYWLFHAFGALMLTPTRSWLASHNYHHGHVGQISEASVGAFPLITTRMWRDSTRWQRFTYRAQRNPLVVLLSYPIVFGFNITLLPFLRAPVKYLDSLAAMASHAALMTVVWVLGGFTTVFFVVLLPMTLASAMGCYLFFAQHSFRRMQIASPEAWTFYRGAMESSSFMRMNKVMQWFTGNIGYHHIHHLNVRIPFYRLPEVMAAIPELQSPATTSLAPGEIADCFRYALWDEEKQRMVSYREAGG, from the coding sequence ATGCGTCAGGATAATGTCCAGGTATCGGACGACAACGCGCCGGAGCACAGCGAAGGTATCCGGGTTGGTCGGAAGCTGCTCGAGGCCACCAGACCGTATGTCGAGCAATCTGCGGCAACGAGCTGGTGGCGCGTGGCTTCTACCTTCGTTTTAATGATCATCGCGCTAACGGCCGCCGGACTGGTTCCCTGGTGGCCTCTCCGGCTGATGTTCTCGGTGTTGGGCGGCCTGCTGATAGTGCGCGCGTTTATCACCTTCCACGACTACCTTCACGGTGCGATTCTCAAAAACTCCCGGGTTGCGTACTGGCTGTTCCATGCCTTTGGCGCGCTGATGCTGACGCCAACACGCTCCTGGCTTGCCAGTCACAATTACCACCATGGCCATGTTGGTCAGATTTCAGAAGCCAGTGTGGGCGCCTTTCCGTTGATCACAACACGTATGTGGCGAGACTCAACCCGGTGGCAGCGTTTTACCTATCGCGCCCAACGGAATCCATTAGTAGTGCTGTTGAGTTACCCCATTGTCTTTGGATTTAACATCACGCTCCTTCCCTTTCTGAGAGCCCCCGTCAAGTATCTCGACTCCCTGGCGGCCATGGCCAGCCATGCCGCATTGATGACCGTGGTATGGGTTTTGGGCGGGTTCACCACAGTCTTCTTTGTGGTCCTGTTGCCCATGACGCTCGCCTCGGCAATGGGTTGCTACCTGTTTTTTGCCCAGCACAGCTTCCGGCGTATGCAAATTGCCTCACCCGAAGCCTGGACCTTTTACCGCGGCGCCATGGAGTCTTCGAGTTTTATGCGAATGAATAAGGTTATGCAGTGGTTTACCGGCAACATTGGCTACCACCATATCCATCATCTCAACGTTCGCATTCCTTTCTACCGGCTTCCCGAAGTGATGGCAGCCATTCCTGAACTGCAATCGCCCGCGACAACGAGCCTTGCTCCCGGCGAGATTGCCGACTGTTTCCGATATGCACTGTGGGATGAAGAGAAACAGCGTATGGTGTCTTACCGGGAGGCCGGCGGTTGA
- a CDS encoding AMP-binding protein → MSKTLPSYTSGTADVPLLGMTIGEMLDRTAEKYPNTEALVCLHQDIRWTYKEFVEKVNEAARAFMAIGVKRGDRVGIWSPNRYEWTVTQFATAKVGAILVNINPAYGVHELKYALNLAGISVLVTADSFKASNYRQMIYELAPELKNSTAGKLKAEQVPELRAVINVHEDKHDGMWSWKEFLGFAGEVTEAQLYERQDQLQFDDPINIQFTSGTTGNPKGATLTHHNILNNGYFVAESQLFTEKDRLVIPVPLYHCFGMVMGNLGCITHGSTMIYPGEGFEPKSVLQAVHQEKATALYGVPTMFIAELADPDFETYDLSSLRTGIMAGSICPAEVMKKVNGKMNMKEVQIAYGMTETSPVSTQTSSLDPFEKQVTTVGRTQPHLETKIVDPGTGNVVPRGEIGELCTRGYSVMLKYWNNEEKTREAIDDAGWMHTGDLATMDEDGYIQIVGRIKDMVIRGGENIYPKEIEEFLYTHPAIEEVQVTGIPDEKYGEELIAWVKLRPDAEPVSADDLQAFCKGKIAHFKIPKNYKFVDEFPMTVTGKIQKFKMREISIEEMGLKK, encoded by the coding sequence ATGAGCAAGACTCTACCCAGCTACACCAGCGGAACCGCAGACGTGCCCCTGCTGGGCATGACCATAGGCGAAATGCTCGACCGCACCGCCGAAAAATACCCCAACACCGAAGCCCTGGTGTGCCTGCACCAGGACATTCGCTGGACCTACAAAGAGTTTGTGGAGAAGGTGAACGAAGCCGCCCGCGCCTTCATGGCCATCGGTGTGAAGCGTGGTGACCGCGTGGGCATCTGGTCGCCGAACCGCTACGAGTGGACCGTCACCCAGTTCGCCACCGCCAAGGTGGGCGCCATCCTGGTGAACATTAACCCGGCCTACGGCGTGCATGAACTGAAGTACGCCCTCAACCTGGCGGGCATCTCGGTACTGGTCACCGCCGACAGCTTCAAGGCCTCCAATTACCGCCAGATGATTTACGAGCTGGCGCCAGAGCTCAAGAACTCCACCGCCGGCAAACTCAAGGCCGAACAGGTGCCCGAGCTGCGCGCCGTGATCAACGTGCACGAAGACAAGCACGACGGCATGTGGAGCTGGAAAGAGTTTCTCGGCTTCGCCGGGGAAGTCACCGAGGCACAACTGTACGAGCGCCAGGACCAGCTGCAGTTTGATGACCCCATCAACATCCAGTTTACCTCCGGCACCACCGGCAACCCCAAGGGCGCTACCCTCACCCACCACAACATCCTGAACAACGGGTACTTTGTGGCGGAAAGCCAGCTGTTCACCGAAAAAGACCGTCTGGTGATCCCCGTTCCGCTGTACCACTGCTTCGGCATGGTGATGGGCAACCTGGGCTGTATTACCCACGGCTCCACCATGATCTACCCGGGCGAAGGCTTTGAGCCCAAGTCGGTACTGCAGGCCGTGCACCAGGAGAAGGCCACCGCCCTGTACGGCGTGCCCACCATGTTCATCGCCGAACTGGCCGACCCGGACTTCGAAACCTACGACCTCTCCAGCCTGCGCACCGGCATCATGGCCGGCTCCATCTGCCCGGCCGAGGTGATGAAGAAGGTCAACGGCAAGATGAACATGAAAGAGGTTCAGATTGCCTACGGCATGACCGAGACCAGCCCGGTGTCCACCCAGACCAGCTCCCTCGACCCGTTCGAGAAGCAGGTGACCACCGTAGGCCGTACCCAGCCGCACCTGGAAACCAAGATCGTGGACCCGGGCACCGGCAACGTGGTGCCCCGTGGCGAGATCGGCGAGCTGTGCACCCGCGGCTACAGCGTGATGCTGAAGTACTGGAACAACGAAGAAAAAACCCGCGAAGCCATCGACGACGCCGGCTGGATGCACACCGGCGACCTGGCCACTATGGACGAAGACGGCTACATCCAGATCGTCGGCCGCATCAAGGACATGGTGATCCGCGGCGGTGAGAACATCTACCCGAAAGAGATCGAGGAGTTCCTGTACACCCACCCGGCCATCGAGGAAGTGCAGGTGACCGGCATCCCGGACGAGAAGTACGGCGAAGAGCTGATTGCCTGGGTTAAGCTGCGCCCGGACGCAGAACCGGTCAGCGCCGACGACCTCCAAGCCTTCTGCAAAGGCAAGATCGCCCACTTCAAGATCCCGAAGAACTACAAGTTCGTGGACGAATTCCCGATGACTGTCACCGGGAAGATCCAGAAGTTCAAGATGCGGGAGATTTCCATCGAGGAGATGGGATTGAAAAAATAG
- a CDS encoding peroxidase-related enzyme (This protein belongs to a clade of uncharacterized proteins related to peroxidases such as the alkylhydroperoxidase AhpD.): protein MNQNKNVVALDLPIPEIKDLPEDTQKYFQICQEKLGMIPNVLTAYSQNLKQLEGFTRLYNELMLGEGELSKLEREMVAVVVSSENKCFYCLVAHGAAVRVLSGDPQLGEHMVMNYRSAKLDKRQRAMLDFASHLTRSPATVTEEHIQALRDAGFSDRAIWDLSNLVGFYNMSNRVAIASDMQPNPEYHNQSR from the coding sequence ATGAACCAGAACAAAAACGTGGTAGCCCTGGACCTCCCCATCCCGGAGATCAAAGACCTACCAGAAGACACCCAGAAGTACTTCCAGATCTGCCAGGAAAAACTCGGCATGATCCCGAACGTACTCACCGCGTACAGCCAGAACCTCAAACAGCTGGAAGGCTTCACCCGCCTCTACAACGAGCTCATGCTCGGCGAAGGCGAACTCTCCAAACTGGAGCGGGAAATGGTGGCCGTGGTGGTCTCCTCCGAGAACAAATGTTTCTACTGCCTGGTGGCCCACGGCGCCGCCGTGCGGGTACTCAGCGGCGATCCGCAACTGGGCGAGCACATGGTGATGAACTACCGCAGCGCCAAACTCGACAAACGCCAGCGGGCCATGCTCGATTTTGCATCGCACCTCACCCGCTCGCCGGCCACCGTGACCGAAGAGCACATCCAGGCCCTGCGCGATGCCGGATTCAGCGACCGCGCCATCTGGGACCTGAGCAACCTGGTGGGTTTCTACAACATGTCCAACCGCGTGGCGATTGCCAGCGATATGCAACCTAACCCCGAGTATCACAATCAGAGTCGCTAG
- a CDS encoding hydroxymethylglutaryl-CoA lyase: MAFPKQVRLVEMSPRDGLQNEPGPVIATAIKTGLIDRLADTGLSHIEAASFVSPKWVPQMGDAAEVMAGITRKAGVRYSALTPNLKGFEGALAAKADEVAVFGAASESFTKKNINCTIAESLERFAPVVEEARKHGIPVRGYVSTVMGCPYEGDIAPEQVATVAKALYDMGCHEISLGDTIGVGTPLKAKRMLEAVAAHVPMDKLAAHFHDTYGQALANLYAVLEEGVSVIDASVAGLGGCPYAKGASGNVATEDVLYLLNGLGIETGVDLNKLVATGEWICGQLKRHNGSKVGQALGGNC, translated from the coding sequence ATGGCCTTTCCCAAACAGGTACGCCTGGTTGAGATGAGCCCCCGGGACGGACTCCAGAACGAGCCCGGCCCGGTGATCGCCACCGCCATCAAGACCGGGCTGATCGACCGGCTGGCCGACACTGGCCTGAGCCACATCGAAGCCGCCAGCTTCGTCTCGCCGAAATGGGTGCCCCAGATGGGCGATGCCGCCGAAGTGATGGCCGGCATCACCCGGAAGGCTGGCGTTCGCTACTCCGCCCTCACCCCGAACCTGAAAGGGTTTGAGGGGGCGCTCGCGGCGAAGGCCGACGAAGTGGCCGTGTTCGGCGCCGCATCCGAATCCTTCACCAAGAAGAACATCAACTGCACCATCGCCGAAAGCCTCGAACGCTTCGCCCCGGTGGTGGAAGAAGCCCGCAAACACGGCATCCCCGTGCGCGGCTACGTGTCCACCGTCATGGGCTGCCCGTACGAAGGCGACATCGCCCCGGAACAGGTAGCCACCGTGGCCAAAGCACTCTACGACATGGGCTGCCACGAAATTTCCCTGGGCGACACCATCGGCGTGGGCACACCGCTGAAAGCCAAACGCATGCTCGAAGCCGTCGCCGCCCACGTACCCATGGACAAACTCGCTGCCCACTTCCACGACACCTACGGCCAGGCCCTGGCCAACCTGTACGCGGTGCTGGAAGAAGGTGTGAGCGTGATTGATGCCTCCGTGGCGGGCCTCGGCGGCTGCCCCTATGCCAAGGGCGCCTCGGGCAACGTCGCCACCGAAGACGTGCTATACCTGCTGAACGGTTTAGGCATCGAAACCGGCGTCGATCTGAACAAGCTCGTCGCCACCGGCGAGTGGATTTGTGGCCAGCTGAAACGTCACAACGGCTCCAAGGTCGGTCAGGCCTTAGGCGGTAACTGCTAG